CAGACGCTGCCAAGTATTGGTACGTTTGCCGCGCTCGGATTCTAAAATAACCACCACGGAGTCCGACGTTTGCTGATAAGTAGCAAAAATTGCCACGCCCTCTTCGTCTGTTTTCAGCAGTACCTTTTGTGCATCCAATGAAATGACATCCGCCTCAAGGCGATCACATTGCCACCGGAACGGCGACGTTGGTCTACTTAATTGCCACTGAGTACAAATCTGTGTTTGTTTTTTGAGTGCAGGACGCGCTAACGCACGAATAAAGAAATTCATCTCTTGTGCGACATTTTCAACCGCCTGATCAAGGGTCGCTTGTGCTCCCTCTGCATCTTGCAGCTGCCATGTGCCCGTGACATCGGGTTCATTCGCCTGCACAGTGGTTACCTGAACGCTCGCGGCAAACATCGCGCTGACTAGGCTTATTTTTATCAATTGACTCACGGTGTGTCTCCTTATTTTTATTGTTGGAAACATAGTCGCAGAGTTGGGGCGCTTTGTGAGGCGCAAAAACACCCACAATGACTGACATTTAACGCCAAAAAAATCCAGCCGAAGCTGGATTAGGATATTCGTGTCTCAACACAAAACGCTTAACTGGCTAACGCAACACGCTGCGCTTCCAAGATCTCGGCAATGCCTTTGCGCGCTACGGCCAACATGCCCGCCATGTCTTCATCGCTGAACGCTTCACCTTCGGCGGTGCCCTGAATCTCAATGAAACCGCCCTTGTCGTTCATAATGACGTTCATGTCTGTTTCGGCATTCGAGTCTTCTGGGTAATCCAAATCCAATACCGGCACGCCTTTGTAAACACCAACAGAAATCGCCGCGATGTGCGACACAATGGGGTTCGTTTTGATTTTTTTGCTTTCCACCAGCTTGTTCATCGCATCCGCTAACGCCACAAACCCACCGGTGATCGACGCGGTGCGTGTGCCACCGTCGGCCTGAATCACGTCGCAGTCAATGGTAATGGTGTTTTCACCCAGCTTTTTTAAATCCACCGCGGCACGCAAAGAGCGACCGATCAAACGCTGAATTTCAACGGTGCGGCCACCTTGCTTACCACGAGCCGCCTCTCGATCCATACGACTACCGGTAGAGCGTGGCAACATGCCGTATTCTGCTGTGATCCAACCTTGACCTTTGCCTTTCAAAAAACGTGGCACACCTGAAACAACGGTCGCCGTACAAATAACCTTGGTATCGCCACACTCAATAAGAACGGACCCTTCCGCGTGTTTGGTAAAATTACGAGTGATTTTAAGGGGACGTAACTGATCTACTGCTCTTCCGCTTGGGCGCATACTTGTTCTCTCTATTATTGAACCGATATAAAGCCGCAATTATAACGAACCCACATAAAATTGCGCGCCTTCCCAGCGAAAC
The sequence above is a segment of the Marinomonas sp. IMCC 4694 genome. Coding sequences within it:
- the rph gene encoding ribonuclease PH, with the protein product MRPSGRAVDQLRPLKITRNFTKHAEGSVLIECGDTKVICTATVVSGVPRFLKGKGQGWITAEYGMLPRSTGSRMDREAARGKQGGRTVEIQRLIGRSLRAAVDLKKLGENTITIDCDVIQADGGTRTASITGGFVALADAMNKLVESKKIKTNPIVSHIAAISVGVYKGVPVLDLDYPEDSNAETDMNVIMNDKGGFIEIQGTAEGEAFSDEDMAGMLAVARKGIAEILEAQRVALAS